A window from Leguminivora glycinivorella isolate SPB_JAAS2020 chromosome 16, LegGlyc_1.1, whole genome shotgun sequence encodes these proteins:
- the LOC125234875 gene encoding trimeric intracellular cation channel type 1B.1 produces the protein MDPEAFLDLANQVIKLKMFPYFDIAHSLLCALSVREDLGAGAQAFSRKHPLACWLSTMLVIFAGGMVVNGLLGEPILAPLKNTPQLVIGTVTWYIVFYTPFDVGYKVAKFLPVKIVASVMKEIYRAKKVYDGVSHAGKLYPNAYIIMIIIGTLKGNGAGFTKLVERLIRGAWTPTAMETMQPSFYTKASLVASVIFVLDKKTDLISAPHALVYFGIVIFFVYFKLSSILLGIHDPFVPFENLFSALFLGGIWDSLAKLLGKGQPKEESKDVKKTN, from the exons ATGGATCCCGAAGCCTTCTTAGACCTGGCCAACCAGGTCATAAAGCTAAAAATGTTCCCGTATTTTGACATAGCGCATTCATTATTATGTGCACTTTCCGTCAGAGAGGATTTGGGTGCTG GCGCACAGGCGTTCTCGCGCAAGCACCCGCTGGCGTGTTGGCTATCCACCATGCTGGTTATCTTCGCGGGTGGCATGGTCGTCAACGGTCTCCTTGGCGAGCCCATCCTAGCGCCATTGAAGAACACGCCACAGCTCGTCATCGGCACGGTCACTTG GTACATCGTATTCTACACACCATTTGACGTCGGCTACAAAGTGGCCAAGTTCCTGCCTGTAAAGATTGTCGCCTCAGTCATGAAAGAGATCTACCGTGCCAAGAAAGTGTACGATGGAGTCAGCCACGCCGGAAAACTGTATCCTAACGCTTACATCATTATGATCATTATTG GTACCCTGAAAGGCAATGGTGCAGGCTTCACCAAGCTAGTGGAGAGGCTGATCCGCGGAGCCTGGACCCCGACTGCTATGGAAACCATGCAGCCGAGCTT CTACACAAAGGCCTCGCTTGTGGCGTCGGTGATCTTCGTACTGGACAAAAAGACCGATCTCATCTCCGCGCCGCACGCGCTCGTCTACTTCGGCATCGTCATATTCTTCGTCTACTTCAAG CTATCCTCAATCCTGCTGGGCATCCACGATCCGTTCGTTCCGTTCGAGAACCTGTTCAGCGCTCTGTTCCTTGGTGGCATCTGGGACTCCCTGGCCAAGCTGCTTGGCAAGGGCCAGCCTAAGGAGGAAAGCAAGGACGTTAAGAAGACTAACTGA